The following coding sequences are from one Leptospira ellinghausenii window:
- a CDS encoding SpiroCoCo family coiled-coil protein, producing the protein MGLEVFLLPFLASVAVTIGLRRLDKSNTKLSQLKRYASKLTEEMQGVALQKIQMVKDAGIDLDILVKQSRKVAEDIQHLSAESRDLFEKIRASKDYLSSLSGEMEQIQDLSNQVRREKQYMEEGLSQINTHKRELREVSEDMEALHNESISMLDTFQNKLNLRSDEILQSVAQKMVELESLLETKSDFLDNSLSKIAETAREKLLTHADVMVNETAGRLDHARKEMDLLLESMKYAQGDLDVRLTKFEDTSSLLSDKVDKFDERLEEKYQRASSKVEEKVSLLEKKIQERFDSIVDQVSHTKDSFMKGLSQETDAIKREIEDLSLETLSKRDDIINETRRQADGINQTIIQFQEKYLEAENKLLRQADIRKQELIREIEAFSEEFHRISEELREEANTLKKSALQELKEFDRELETVRSGQEMVIKSSLFDLKKELEERMHSDFKIQKHEMESDLSSIQSQVKELNETITTQTKDVDEYVEELKSALRESAHEILETAEEKAKESETIVTEKIRIANANLEQFVSKWEEELSRIREDQNYSIEKLQDRLKEIHVEGADLLGEFQNQFQKAKSNLELVAESKTKESISRLEEESKLARSEVERILKHLEESGESFFNLQEEKMDRLNETIDSKISHQLTKLLDKGNVQLGQLEEKISNHLNTVRRNLEESIKRSKDESKKQIETYQRDYEKSFKEIAKESQDFLKDSLNRFHDLKFEIQNGLESLNETKEETLSGFQNELESLKDEILTLSSELETVKEHSDLFASAKQIADESNKAVEEISEALRSLEKGKPDLELVQSAISEFSEMRTQIANELEALREAQFQSEDIDKQIQILASNLVHVSETMEGFEQSLTEITSIESRVTNLTKEQAKIESFLSSLQESQDSVFHLVENLEGQKHNARELQARLDILDREIDVVEAREKELTETIRQAENRTSFLVEREAQIDSVERKFDKIEELLGDLSDRHRQILTLQKRLEDLRDSTKDTKDDLESLLGEADETFEKLSQFLDIVQGAMQNPSASPKMDRKNSGNPLVERKRATIQSLHDNYQWSSEAISEKLNIEKSLVDTILGVRKK; encoded by the coding sequence ATGGGATTAGAAGTCTTTTTATTGCCTTTTTTGGCGAGTGTAGCCGTGACCATCGGACTCCGTCGTTTGGACAAATCCAATACCAAACTGTCCCAATTAAAGAGGTATGCCTCCAAACTCACGGAAGAAATGCAAGGTGTCGCCCTCCAAAAGATCCAAATGGTCAAGGATGCAGGGATTGATTTGGACATCCTTGTCAAACAATCGCGTAAAGTAGCAGAAGACATCCAACATTTAAGTGCCGAATCGAGAGACCTCTTCGAAAAAATCAGAGCGAGTAAAGACTACCTCTCTTCTCTCTCGGGCGAAATGGAACAAATCCAAGATTTGAGTAACCAAGTCCGCCGTGAAAAACAATACATGGAAGAAGGACTTTCTCAAATCAATACCCACAAACGTGAGTTACGCGAAGTATCAGAAGATATGGAAGCACTTCATAACGAATCCATTTCGATGCTCGATACCTTCCAAAACAAATTGAACTTACGTAGTGATGAAATTTTACAATCCGTTGCTCAAAAGATGGTGGAACTCGAAAGCCTACTCGAAACCAAATCAGATTTCTTAGACAATTCCCTTTCTAAAATTGCAGAGACCGCCAGAGAAAAATTATTAACCCATGCCGATGTGATGGTGAATGAAACGGCGGGCCGTCTTGACCATGCCAGAAAAGAAATGGATTTACTCCTCGAATCGATGAAGTATGCACAAGGTGACTTAGATGTTCGGCTCACGAAGTTTGAAGACACATCGTCATTACTTTCTGACAAAGTAGATAAGTTTGATGAAAGGTTAGAAGAAAAATACCAAAGAGCATCTTCGAAAGTAGAAGAAAAAGTATCACTGCTTGAGAAAAAAATCCAAGAACGATTTGATTCCATCGTAGACCAAGTAAGCCATACCAAAGATTCATTTATGAAAGGTCTAAGCCAAGAAACGGATGCGATCAAACGAGAAATTGAAGACCTCTCTTTGGAAACACTTTCCAAACGAGATGACATCATCAATGAAACGAGAAGGCAAGCGGATGGAATCAACCAAACCATCATCCAATTCCAAGAGAAATACTTAGAAGCAGAGAACAAACTCCTCCGACAAGCAGACATCCGCAAACAAGAACTCATCCGAGAGATCGAAGCTTTCTCAGAAGAATTCCACCGCATTTCAGAAGAACTTAGAGAAGAAGCAAATACTCTCAAAAAAAGCGCATTACAAGAGTTAAAAGAATTTGATCGCGAATTAGAAACTGTTCGTTCTGGCCAAGAGATGGTGATCAAATCCTCCCTTTTTGATTTGAAAAAAGAACTCGAAGAAAGAATGCATTCTGATTTCAAAATCCAAAAACACGAAATGGAATCAGACTTAAGCTCCATCCAATCCCAAGTGAAAGAGCTGAATGAAACCATCACGACTCAAACCAAAGATGTGGATGAATACGTAGAAGAATTGAAGTCAGCGTTACGCGAATCCGCTCACGAAATCTTAGAAACGGCAGAAGAAAAAGCCAAAGAATCCGAAACCATTGTTACAGAAAAAATCCGCATCGCCAATGCGAATTTAGAACAATTTGTGAGTAAATGGGAAGAAGAACTCAGTAGGATCCGCGAAGACCAAAATTATAGCATCGAAAAACTCCAAGACCGCCTTAAAGAAATCCATGTGGAAGGCGCAGACTTACTTGGTGAATTCCAAAACCAGTTCCAAAAAGCAAAATCTAACTTGGAACTTGTGGCCGAATCCAAAACCAAAGAGAGTATCTCGCGATTGGAAGAAGAATCAAAACTGGCTCGTAGTGAAGTCGAACGTATCCTCAAACACTTGGAAGAATCTGGGGAATCCTTTTTCAATCTTCAAGAAGAGAAAATGGATCGTTTGAACGAAACCATCGATTCCAAAATCTCACACCAACTCACAAAACTCCTCGACAAAGGGAATGTCCAACTCGGTCAATTAGAAGAAAAAATTTCGAACCACCTAAATACAGTTCGTCGCAACTTAGAAGAAAGCATCAAACGTTCCAAAGACGAATCGAAAAAACAAATTGAGACCTACCAAAGAGATTACGAAAAATCGTTCAAAGAAATTGCAAAAGAAAGCCAAGACTTCTTAAAGGACAGCCTGAACCGTTTTCATGATCTCAAATTTGAAATCCAAAATGGTTTGGAATCTCTCAACGAAACCAAAGAAGAAACCTTGTCTGGTTTCCAAAACGAATTGGAATCTCTCAAAGATGAAATCTTAACTTTATCGAGTGAACTCGAAACTGTCAAAGAACACTCTGATTTATTTGCGTCCGCCAAACAAATTGCAGACGAATCAAACAAGGCTGTGGAAGAAATTTCAGAAGCCTTACGTTCTCTCGAAAAAGGAAAACCTGATTTGGAACTTGTCCAATCGGCCATCTCTGAATTCAGCGAAATGCGCACTCAAATTGCAAACGAACTTGAGGCACTGAGAGAAGCACAATTCCAATCGGAAGACATCGACAAACAAATCCAAATCCTTGCTTCCAACTTGGTCCATGTTTCCGAAACCATGGAAGGGTTTGAACAGAGCCTAACAGAGATTACATCGATTGAATCTCGTGTGACAAATCTTACAAAAGAACAAGCCAAAATCGAATCCTTTTTGTCCTCACTCCAGGAGTCACAAGATTCCGTTTTCCATTTGGTGGAAAACTTGGAAGGCCAAAAACACAATGCACGGGAGTTGCAAGCTCGCCTCGACATCCTCGACCGCGAAATCGATGTGGTGGAAGCGAGAGAAAAAGAACTCACAGAAACCATCCGCCAAGCAGAAAACCGCACTTCCTTCCTTGTGGAACGAGAAGCACAAATTGATTCCGTCGAACGCAAATTTGACAAAATCGAAGAACTGCTAGGTGACCTATCGGACCGCCACCGCCAAATCCTCACCTTACAAAAACGTTTGGAAGACCTGAGGGATTCCACAAAGGACACGAAGGACGATTTGGAATCTCTCCTCGGGGAAGCAGACGAAACCTTCGAAAAACTCTCCCAATTTTTGGACATTGTGCAAGGAGCGATGCAAAACCCTTCCGCCTCCCCCAAAATGGACCGAAAAAATTCGGGAAATCCCTTGGTCGAGCGAAAAAGAGCCACAATCCAAAGCCTCCACGACAACTACCAGTGGTCTTCCGAGGCAATTAGTGAAAAATTAAATATTGAAAAATCCCTCGTGGATACCATCCTCGGAGTTAGAAAGAAATAA
- the map gene encoding type I methionyl aminopeptidase, whose product MIYIKNKSEIEKMRKAGKFAAELLVYLEPFVKSGVSTLELNDIAEAYTKKNGHRSAPLGYKGFPKSICTSINQVVCHGIPKKEDVLLDGDIVNLDVSPIVDGYIGDTSKTFIVGGKTTPEAEKLVADTEKAMWIGIEQIKPGNRIDDIGNAIDDFLTPMGYGIVRDLMGHGVGRNFHEEPQVPHFRSPRKLAKMETGMIFTVEPMVNLGTWEVNFDRSDKWTVRTKDGKLSAQFEHTILVTDKGYEILTKV is encoded by the coding sequence GTGATTTATATCAAAAACAAATCAGAAATTGAAAAGATGAGGAAGGCGGGTAAATTTGCCGCCGAACTCCTCGTTTATTTGGAACCCTTTGTGAAATCGGGTGTCTCCACATTGGAACTGAACGATATAGCGGAAGCTTATACCAAAAAGAACGGCCACCGCTCTGCCCCACTCGGTTACAAAGGATTCCCAAAATCCATTTGTACTTCCATCAACCAAGTGGTCTGCCATGGGATTCCCAAAAAAGAAGATGTTTTGTTAGATGGTGACATTGTGAATTTAGATGTTTCTCCCATTGTGGATGGTTACATCGGAGACACTTCCAAAACCTTTATTGTGGGTGGAAAAACCACTCCCGAAGCCGAAAAACTGGTAGCCGACACTGAAAAAGCCATGTGGATTGGAATCGAACAAATCAAACCGGGAAACCGAATTGATGATATCGGGAACGCCATTGATGATTTTTTAACCCCAATGGGGTATGGGATTGTCCGTGATCTGATGGGACATGGTGTGGGACGAAATTTCCATGAAGAACCACAAGTGCCCCACTTTCGTTCTCCCCGAAAATTAGCCAAAATGGAAACAGGTATGATTTTTACTGTGGAACCGATGGTCAATTTGGGAACTTGGGAAGTGAATTTTGATCGTTCTGACAAATGGACGGTCCGCACCAAAGACGGCAAATTATCAGCGCAGTTTGAACATACCATCCTTGTCACAGACAAAGGGTATGAAATTCTAACCAAAGTCTGA
- a CDS encoding response regulator, translated as MNRAILFVDDEQIILMSLKSQLKKHFGNEYRYETAQNTEEAWSIIEELADEGINILIIISDWLMPNQRGDEFLREVHKTYPKIKKIIISGHIDEHSLNQLKGEVDLHSFLNKPWSESDLIKKVEDAITKIA; from the coding sequence ATGAACCGTGCCATCCTCTTCGTCGATGACGAACAAATCATATTGATGAGTTTGAAATCTCAGCTGAAAAAACATTTTGGGAACGAGTATCGTTATGAGACTGCCCAGAATACAGAAGAGGCATGGTCCATCATTGAAGAATTAGCAGATGAAGGCATCAACATCCTCATCATCATTTCTGATTGGCTTATGCCCAACCAACGTGGTGATGAGTTCTTACGGGAAGTACATAAAACCTACCCCAAAATCAAAAAAATAATTATTTCCGGACATATCGACGAACATTCCCTCAACCAATTAAAAGGGGAAGTGGATCTCCATAGTTTTTTAAACAAACCTTGGTCGGAATCGGATTTAATCAAAAAAGTAGAAGACGCTATAACGAAGATTGCCTAG
- the thiM gene encoding hydroxyethylthiazole kinase, translating to MSENILKNTIEDLELLRSTVPLVHNITNYVVMNNTANALLAIGASPIMAHAIEEVEEMVTICSATVINIGTLSEPWIQSMEKAAKKAVSLGKPLVLDPVGAGASNIRNAAIRRILDSGNPSIIRGNASEILSTLSSSGKTKGVDATDSSESAVDTGKSLSNVTGGVVVISGATDYILKGTNQAQISNGDALMTKVTGLGCTASALCGAFAAVQKDQFRAATSAMAVMGIAGEMAKTKTSSPGSFQVAFLDALYELNADTIKQKLNAK from the coding sequence ATGTCCGAAAACATTTTAAAAAATACAATCGAAGATTTAGAACTCTTACGTTCGACAGTCCCTTTAGTTCATAATATTACCAACTACGTTGTGATGAATAACACTGCCAATGCACTTCTTGCCATTGGTGCCTCTCCCATTATGGCTCATGCCATTGAAGAAGTGGAAGAAATGGTTACAATCTGTTCGGCAACTGTCATCAATATTGGAACCTTATCAGAACCTTGGATCCAAAGTATGGAAAAAGCAGCTAAAAAAGCTGTCTCCTTAGGAAAACCTTTGGTCTTAGATCCTGTTGGTGCAGGAGCAAGTAACATCCGCAATGCGGCAATCAGAAGGATCTTAGATTCTGGTAACCCAAGTATTATTAGAGGGAATGCATCAGAAATCTTATCTACGCTTTCTTCATCTGGAAAAACAAAAGGTGTGGATGCAACTGATTCCTCTGAATCAGCAGTGGACACAGGTAAGTCCTTATCCAATGTCACTGGTGGTGTGGTTGTAATCTCTGGTGCTACTGATTATATCTTAAAAGGCACAAACCAAGCCCAAATCTCCAATGGTGATGCACTGATGACAAAGGTAACAGGCCTTGGGTGTACGGCCTCTGCCCTTTGTGGAGCTTTTGCCGCGGTTCAAAAAGACCAATTCCGTGCAGCAACCTCAGCGATGGCAGTGATGGGAATTGCTGGTGAAATGGCCAAAACCAAAACTTCCAGCCCAGGCAGTTTCCAAGTGGCATTCCTTGATGCACTTTATGAACTGAATGCAGACACCATTAAACAAAAGTTAAATGCAAAATAA
- the thiE gene encoding thiamine phosphate synthase — translation MQNKIQGVYLVTDRPLCIHHRLEDVVRLSANGGVSLVQLREKETSSREFLELAIHLKKILSPFKVPLLINDRVDLCLASGADGVHLGQTDLPWFVARKLLGDKAIIGLSIETKEDWGNLQKENPNLTLDYLAVSPVFDTKTKTNTKPAWGLAGVQWLRERTTLPIVAIGGIHLDNAKDVIQAGANSLAVVSAICSAKDPKLATESLRNLF, via the coding sequence ATGCAAAATAAAATCCAAGGGGTTTATCTGGTGACAGACAGACCCCTTTGCATCCACCATCGTTTAGAAGATGTCGTTCGTTTGTCTGCAAATGGTGGAGTTTCCCTTGTCCAACTGAGGGAAAAAGAAACCTCTTCCCGTGAATTTTTAGAACTTGCCATCCACCTAAAAAAAATCCTAAGCCCTTTCAAAGTTCCCCTCCTCATCAATGACCGAGTGGATCTTTGTTTGGCATCGGGAGCTGATGGGGTCCACCTTGGCCAAACAGATCTTCCTTGGTTTGTAGCAAGAAAACTCCTTGGTGACAAAGCCATCATTGGGCTTTCCATTGAAACAAAAGAAGATTGGGGAAATTTACAAAAAGAAAATCCAAATCTGACTCTCGATTATCTGGCAGTTTCACCCGTATTCGATACAAAAACCAAAACCAATACAAAACCTGCATGGGGCCTAGCAGGCGTTCAATGGCTTCGAGAAAGAACGACACTCCCGATTGTAGCCATTGGTGGGATCCATTTAGACAATGCAAAAGATGTGATCCAAGCAGGTGCCAATTCGCTCGCGGTTGTGAGTGCCATTTGTTCTGCAAAGGACCCAAAACTAGCGACAGAATCCTTACGAAATTTGTTTTAA
- the queG gene encoding tRNA epoxyqueuosine(34) reductase QueG, whose protein sequence is MTPSPLPIQSQIKSLCEKEGFSFVGFTKAEIPEKDLEYLDHWISEKKHGNMDWFAKDHALSIRNRFENLGFKPTSAICLGFVYRSSEGENLLAHMKRKVSRYALGTDYHIVLRKKGNQILKELKALYPQNHFRQSVDSLPIAEKILTRESRIVWQGKHTNLIHPKLGSYFFLSIILTDLELGETNLEETTTDHCGSCRRCLDVCPTNALEPYELDASKCISYLTIEDRTHTEVTDSFLKWDKKGWVYGCDLCQEVCPWNEGIAKRNQVETLEPSFLPREFWKDRSFQEKQKLSEEEFQTYFQDSPIERIGLSIWNRNQST, encoded by the coding sequence ATGACACCATCTCCACTTCCCATCCAATCTCAAATCAAGTCCCTTTGTGAAAAAGAAGGATTTTCCTTTGTAGGATTCACAAAAGCGGAAATCCCAGAAAAAGACCTAGAGTATTTGGACCATTGGATTTCAGAAAAAAAACACGGGAATATGGACTGGTTTGCCAAAGACCATGCTCTATCCATTCGCAATCGATTTGAGAATTTGGGTTTTAAACCCACATCGGCCATTTGTTTGGGATTTGTCTACCGATCGAGTGAAGGGGAAAACCTTTTAGCTCATATGAAAAGGAAGGTATCTCGTTATGCTCTTGGCACCGATTACCATATTGTACTAAGAAAAAAAGGAAACCAAATCCTAAAAGAACTAAAAGCACTGTATCCACAAAATCATTTCCGCCAATCTGTAGATAGTTTGCCCATCGCCGAAAAAATTCTCACAAGGGAATCAAGGATCGTATGGCAAGGGAAACATACAAACCTCATCCATCCAAAATTAGGTTCTTATTTTTTTCTATCCATCATACTCACTGATTTAGAGTTAGGTGAAACAAATCTAGAGGAAACCACAACAGACCATTGTGGGAGTTGCAGGCGTTGTTTGGATGTATGCCCAACAAATGCTTTGGAACCATACGAGCTCGATGCATCCAAATGTATTTCGTATCTCACCATTGAAGATAGAACTCATACAGAGGTTACTGATTCTTTTTTAAAATGGGATAAAAAGGGTTGGGTTTATGGTTGTGACCTTTGCCAAGAAGTTTGCCCTTGGAACGAAGGGATCGCCAAACGAAACCAGGTGGAAACACTCGAACCGAGTTTTTTGCCCAGGGAATTTTGGAAGGATAGATCCTTCCAAGAGAAACAGAAGTTATCGGAAGAAGAATTCCAAACTTACTTCCAAGATTCACCAATCGAACGAATTGGACTTTCCATTTGGAACCGTAACCAATCCACTTAA
- a CDS encoding LIC_11502 family protein, with protein MANEENEVYLTKIQNLLPSHLLVQVPKLIPHFQKLEALVPLPKELPELLKKGIYFALLQSVVRLLNRETDPLLPEIVPEYKELIRTIIETYETLNPEVESNWLEECIQFGDKSAYHWEWKHFDSKELF; from the coding sequence ATGGCGAATGAAGAGAATGAAGTGTATCTTACAAAAATCCAAAACCTTTTGCCAAGCCATTTGTTGGTCCAGGTTCCAAAACTAATCCCTCATTTCCAAAAACTAGAAGCCCTTGTTCCTTTGCCAAAAGAATTACCGGAACTCTTAAAAAAAGGGATCTATTTTGCCCTTTTACAATCGGTGGTCCGCCTTCTAAACAGAGAAACAGATCCTCTTTTACCGGAAATTGTACCCGAATACAAAGAACTCATCCGAACCATTATCGAAACCTATGAGACTCTCAATCCAGAAGTAGAATCAAATTGGTTGGAGGAATGCATTCAGTTTGGAGATAAGTCTGCCTACCATTGGGAGTGGAAACATTTTGATTCCAAAGAATTGTTTTGA
- a CDS encoding acyl-CoA thioesterase: MIRTEIQIRFNDMDPMRRVNNASYSAYLELARLDFCNRYLSVSTLEDIPFVLARVEMDLVSSVLPGDSIYVNTWVSQIGNSSWEFSYEIKNQKTDILYVKAKTVQVYFDYREKKKLPIPKEFRMSLEKEMM, translated from the coding sequence ATGATCCGAACAGAAATTCAAATTCGATTTAATGATATGGACCCGATGCGTAGGGTGAATAACGCAAGTTATTCGGCATATTTGGAATTGGCACGACTCGATTTTTGTAATCGGTACTTATCTGTTTCAACCTTAGAAGACATTCCCTTTGTCTTAGCGCGTGTGGAAATGGATTTGGTTTCGTCTGTTTTGCCAGGGGATTCCATTTACGTAAATACTTGGGTTTCTCAGATTGGCAATAGTTCTTGGGAATTTTCATATGAGATCAAAAACCAAAAAACAGATATTTTGTATGTAAAAGCCAAAACAGTCCAAGTGTATTTTGATTACAGGGAAAAGAAAAAATTACCGATTCCAAAAGAATTCCGAATGAGTTTGGAAAAGGAAATGATGTGA
- a CDS encoding OmpA family protein yields MVESVVYFQAGESKLEHQEILKLKDWMSPYLKQSLDSVLLVGSADTTGNLAKNRKLVKDRVQNIRQVLVSLGIDSQLIQTESLEPIFGRTAEERKLFRSVGIKLSILD; encoded by the coding sequence ATGGTAGAAAGTGTAGTCTACTTCCAAGCGGGAGAATCTAAATTGGAACATCAGGAAATACTAAAACTCAAAGATTGGATGAGCCCTTATTTAAAACAATCGTTAGATTCAGTCCTTCTTGTGGGTTCAGCAGACACAACGGGCAATTTGGCAAAAAATCGAAAATTGGTAAAAGATAGGGTCCAGAACATCCGCCAAGTTTTGGTCTCTTTGGGAATTGATTCTCAGTTGATCCAAACCGAATCTTTGGAGCCGATTTTTGGGAGAACAGCGGAGGAAAGAAAATTGTTTCGGTCTGTTGGGATCAAACTCTCAATTTTGGATTAA
- a CDS encoding delta-60 repeat domain-containing protein — MNTTRSKILTYVLFCVVLFQCKPPELSNACDGKSNGYALGSLIRFVTGDRSPSCLPSFDFQDLWGVFKAPSGDVGVNAMASYKDQIIIGGNFQLMGPSTGSAVFLQTSNGKVVPNRYCRYLKIVGTTSIAIPDGGGGFYIGGEFYAVQGETRYGVAHILPGCQVDRVFKVPRDITDSRIIYSLSLNGEHLYVGGDFTSWGDTSQKYLVRLNRYTGDIDTSFSVQNIDSIVFDLDTIFNSLYVCGGFSQIGGITKRGIAKVSFANGAVDTSFNPSITTGSCLDLHFGTDSQGSPNLFIVGDFTAPSRNYALSVTPDGTLTNWNPNPNAQVNSVQQFQDKIYLGGGFTTINGGTVASYMASVNQNSGTIITNNYALDAYVASLQVIENTLYISGQFTTVKGIPRISMASLDLTNETVTPFDPNFEGVISNPGSTFLSAGNGIVFVTFDRSTVNVVHRNHFAVIDEYTGAPIDGTPNFDFPIKSIHVNGNRLFVGGTFTNIGGQSRTSFAILDLPHYQVSSTNIVLSGSPEIRTMTSDESKVYAGGISLGTVNGQTRNGVFALNLSDLSLSSWNPDLGGGSSGESILVVNDIVFIGGSFTQINGVGGYQNLQAVDKLNGLRLDIPSSSTLPGGLVYSLAYANSKIYIGGFFSSVTGVGSFNNAAVYDLSSKTYLQPNPVSAENMVNYVTTYPDGNVFYGGSFANINGDTKFNTFGVYQTYTNSMYQWNAGITNVVYSSMFKNGKYYLAGIFSVALRELNGGIVRTTLTE; from the coding sequence ATGAATACGACACGATCTAAGATTCTAACCTATGTTTTGTTCTGTGTTGTGCTCTTCCAATGCAAACCTCCTGAACTGTCAAATGCCTGTGATGGAAAATCAAATGGTTATGCACTTGGTTCCCTCATTCGTTTTGTCACAGGAGATCGATCTCCTTCTTGCCTTCCCTCTTTCGATTTCCAAGACCTGTGGGGAGTTTTCAAAGCTCCGTCAGGTGATGTGGGTGTGAATGCGATGGCAAGTTACAAAGACCAAATCATCATTGGTGGAAATTTTCAGTTAATGGGACCTTCTACGGGCAGTGCTGTCTTCTTGCAAACATCAAATGGGAAAGTAGTGCCAAACCGGTATTGTCGTTATCTTAAAATTGTTGGTACTACCTCGATTGCCATCCCCGATGGAGGTGGCGGATTTTATATCGGTGGAGAATTTTATGCCGTCCAAGGGGAAACTCGGTACGGCGTTGCTCATATTTTACCTGGTTGCCAAGTCGATCGTGTCTTTAAAGTCCCGAGAGATATCACAGATTCTCGTATCATCTATTCCTTATCATTGAACGGTGAACACTTGTATGTGGGAGGAGACTTTACTTCCTGGGGAGACACATCCCAAAAATACCTAGTTCGATTGAATCGTTATACTGGTGACATTGATACATCGTTTTCAGTCCAAAACATAGATAGTATCGTTTTTGATTTAGATACGATCTTCAATTCTCTATATGTTTGTGGTGGTTTTTCACAGATCGGTGGAATCACCAAACGAGGAATCGCAAAAGTTTCATTCGCCAATGGTGCTGTCGATACATCGTTTAACCCATCGATTACGACTGGATCTTGTCTTGATTTACATTTCGGAACTGATTCTCAAGGTAGCCCCAATTTGTTTATCGTAGGTGATTTCACTGCACCTAGCAGAAATTATGCTCTGTCGGTAACACCAGATGGCACGTTGACAAATTGGAACCCAAATCCAAATGCACAAGTGAACTCTGTCCAACAATTCCAAGACAAAATTTATTTGGGTGGAGGGTTCACCACGATAAATGGTGGAACTGTTGCTTCTTATATGGCTTCCGTGAACCAGAATTCTGGTACGATCATCACTAACAATTATGCATTGGATGCATATGTGGCAAGTCTACAAGTCATTGAAAATACATTGTACATCAGTGGACAGTTTACTACTGTAAAAGGAATCCCTAGAATTTCAATGGCTTCCCTCGATCTAACAAATGAAACCGTGACTCCATTTGATCCAAATTTTGAAGGTGTGATCAGTAACCCTGGATCTACTTTTTTATCTGCTGGGAATGGGATTGTGTTTGTTACGTTTGATCGTTCGACTGTGAACGTTGTGCATAGAAATCATTTTGCAGTCATCGATGAATACACTGGAGCACCAATTGATGGAACACCTAACTTTGATTTCCCGATCAAATCCATACATGTAAATGGAAATCGTTTATTTGTTGGAGGAACGTTTACAAATATTGGCGGCCAATCAAGAACTTCCTTTGCCATTTTAGATTTACCCCATTACCAAGTGAGTTCTACTAATATTGTACTGTCGGGTTCTCCAGAAATCCGAACGATGACAAGTGATGAATCAAAAGTATATGCTGGTGGGATCAGTTTGGGTACTGTGAATGGCCAAACACGAAATGGAGTGTTTGCATTAAACTTATCTGACCTTTCCTTAAGTTCTTGGAATCCAGATTTAGGTGGTGGCAGTAGCGGAGAAAGTATCCTCGTTGTGAACGATATTGTTTTCATTGGAGGAAGTTTTACCCAAATCAATGGAGTTGGTGGTTACCAAAATTTGCAAGCAGTCGACAAACTGAATGGATTAAGATTGGATATTCCAAGTTCTTCTACTTTACCAGGTGGTCTTGTGTACAGCCTCGCTTATGCGAATTCCAAAATTTATATTGGCGGCTTTTTTTCCTCTGTCACAGGGGTGGGTTCGTTTAATAACGCCGCTGTATACGACCTTAGTTCGAAAACATATCTGCAACCAAATCCAGTTTCAGCAGAAAATATGGTAAATTATGTAACGACCTATCCAGATGGGAATGTTTTTTATGGTGGATCCTTCGCAAACATCAATGGAGATACTAAATTCAATACTTTTGGAGTCTACCAAACCTATACCAATTCGATGTACCAATGGAATGCAGGTATCACGAATGTTGTTTACTCATCAATGTTCAAAAATGGGAAGTATTACTTAGCTGGAATCTTTAGTGTGGCTCTTCGTGAATTGAATGGAGGTATTGTCAGAACCACATTAACAGAATGA